A genomic region of Hirundo rustica isolate bHirRus1 chromosome 12, bHirRus1.pri.v3, whole genome shotgun sequence contains the following coding sequences:
- the MST1R gene encoding LOW QUALITY PROTEIN: macrophage-stimulating protein receptor (The sequence of the model RefSeq protein was modified relative to this genomic sequence to represent the inferred CDS: deleted 1 base in 1 codon), which produces MGLLCCVCPWLLLALALRGAGAWQCPRIPYSSTRNFSIPYTLPSLDAGSPIQNVAVFTDSDGPVAVFVAVRNRILLLSPELRLLSVLVTGPVDSAKCQICRLCPATTDGPEDTDNVLLLLDPLEPWLYSCGTAQHGLCYQHQLEVQDGKVAITATHCLYSAAGNSPEFCPDCAVSPLGTSATVVATSYASFFYLGSTINSSVAARYSPQSVSVRRLKGTLDGFSNDFHWLTVLKQYRNNYTIHYVHSFADGDHVYFLTVQPERPGSTAYHTRLARLSTHERDLRRYRELVLDCRFESKRRRRRRSEEDAERDIAYNVLQAAHAARPGARLARDLGINDTDTVLFGAFAESRPESRVPRDNSAVCAFPLRLLNQAMEEGMEKCCGTGQQPLLRGLSFFQPLEYCPHNVNLSAPVVNTSCWNKPTLIPSASHKVDLFNGQLTGVLLTSLFVTSMEDITVAHLGTAEGRIFQMVLQRSSSYLLTLSNFSLGEPGPVRGAMGGLQSHSLFFTAGTKVWLLNVTGPGCRHFSACQLCLKARRFMGCGWCGNECRRRHECSGPWVQDSCPPVLTNFHPRSAPLRGRTRVTLCGMTFRSYLDPDPRHSPPGAYRVAVGRRGCTVLPKESESYRPLPTSRRKEFVDVLVCELEPGGPAAVGGPAEVVLTVEEPARPSGFRVYGSATLGGFVFVEPHVSALHPPFGPRGGGTHLSLHGRHLSAGSSWRVMVNGSECALTGQPRQDNGTIRCTAPAAGGLGAARVALWIDGEEFPAPEPFQYRPDPAVSAIVPSCSYEGLLLTVIGTHLDSVYRAKIRFEAGAVITQAAECEALLAPERLLCHSPAFPFESNVEVVLGNLSVLLDGTEGRWLFRLRYYSRPKIYHFEQAGRRLHLKPGDDKIEVQQLGLDAVATCLNITMTVGGRNCHPNVLKNEVTCRLPRELRLPPDGAPVEICMNGACEAVGWVLSPRTSLDLAASLALGTSITFMACCILAAVLFHWRWRKRRGTENLELLAQPGRSDPPVTIQCPGVDYREVLVLNTAGTPGPVGPRARVTSAGANGSAGAGAGAAGGGSPMPLLRATSCCLEDLRPELLEEVKDILIPEERLVTHRHQVIGKGHFGSVYHGTYTDPLLGDLHCAVKSLHRITDLEEVEEFLREGILMKSFHHPQVLSLLGVCLPRHGLPLVVLPYMRHGDLRQFIRTQERSPTVKELIGFGLQVALGMEYLAQKKFVHRDLAARNCMLDETLTVKVADFGLARDVFGKEYYSIRQHRHAKLPVKWMALESLQTQKFTTKSDVWSFGVLMWELLTRGASPYAGVDPYDMARYLLQGRRLPQPSHCPNTLYKVMLSCWAPAPEERPSFTGLVGELERVLATLDGELYVNLAVTYIDLDWGPPFPPASPGQLSDSEDEDKHNEEEEEEEEKEEEDNTSVC; this is translated from the exons ATGGGCctgttgtgctgtgtgtgcccctggctgctgctcgCCCTGGCCCTGCGGGGTGCCGGTGCCTGGCAGTGTCCCCGCATCCCTTACAGCTCCACCAGAAACTTCTCCATCCCCTACACGCTGCCTAGCCTCGATGCTGGCAGCCCCATCCAGAATGTCGCTGTCTTCACAGACTCCGACGGCCCGGTCGCTGTCTTTGTGGCCGTCCGCAACCGCATCCTGCTGCTCAGCCCCGAGCTGCGCCTGCTCTCCGTCCTTGTCACTGGCCCAGTGGACAGTGCCAAGTGCCAGATCTGTCGCCTGTGCCCAGCCACCACAGACGGCCCTGAGGACACAGACAATGTCCTGTTGCTGCTGGACCCGCTGGAGCCGTGGCTGTACAGCTGTGGCACGGCGCAGCACGGGCTGTGCTATCAGCACCAGCTGGAGGTGCAGGACGGTAAGGTGGCCATCACAGCCACACACTGCCTGTACTCAGCCGCGGGCAACAGCCCTGAGTTCTGCCCTGACTGTGCGGTCAGCCCACTGGGGACCAGTGCCACCGTGGTGGCCACCTCCTATGCGTCCTTCTTCTACCTCGGCTCCACCATCAACAGCAGCGTGGCAGCACGGTACAGCCCACAGTCAGTGTCCGTCCGGCGCCTGAAGGGCACCTTGGATGGCTTTTCGAACGACTTCCATTGGCTGACGGTGCTGAAGCAGTACCGCAACAACTACACCATCCACTACGTGCACTCCTTTGCTGACGGGGACCACGTCTACTTCCTGACGGTGCAGCCAGAACGGCCGGGATCAACAGCGTACCACACGCGCCTGGCGCGGCTCAGCACCCACGAGCGCGACCTCCGCCGCTACCGCGAGCTCGTCCTCGACTGCCGCTTTGAGTCCAAGCGCCGGCGCCGGCGCCGCAGCGAGGAGGACGCCGAGAGGGACATCGCCTACAACGTTCTGCAGGCGGCCCACGCTGCCCGCCCTGGCGCACGCCTGGCCCGCGACCTCGGCATCAACGACACCGACACGGTGCTCTTCGGTGCCTTTGCTGAGAGCCGGCCAGAGAGCCGAGTGCCACGGGACAACTCGGCCGTCTGCGCCTTCCCCCTCCGCCTCCTCAATCAGGCCATGGAGGAGGGCATGGAGAAGTGCTGCGGCACcgggcagcagcctctgctgcgGGGACTCAGTTTCTTCCAGCCGCTGGAGTACTGCCCGCACAAT GTGAACCTCTCAGCACCGGTGGTCAACACCAGCTGCTGGAATAAGCCCACCCTCATTCCTTCTGCCTCCCACAAAGTGGACCTGTTCAATGGGCAGCTGACAGGTGTCCTCCTCACCTCCCTCTTCGTGACCAGCATGGAAGACATCACTGTggcccacctgggcacagcagaaGGACGCATCTTCCAG ATGGTGCTCCAGCGCTCCAGCTCCTACCTGCTGACATTGTCCAACTTCTCCCTGGGAGAGCCGGGGCCAGTGCGAGGAGCCATGggggggctgcagagccactCACTGTTCTTCACTGCTGGCACCAAG GTGTGGCTCCTGAACGTCACTGGCCCTGGCTGTCGCCACTTCTCCGcgtgccagctctgcctgaagGCCAGGCGCTTCATGGGTTGTGGCTGGTGCGGGAATGAGTGCAGGCGCCGCCACGAGTGCTCCGGCCCCTGGGTCCAGGACAGCTGCCCACCTGTCCTCACCAAC TTCCATCCCCGGAGCGCCCCGCTGCGGGGTCGGACACGGGTGACACTCTGTGGAATGACCTTCCGCTCCTACTTGGACCCTGACCCCAGGCACAGCCCTCCCGGTGCCTACCGGGTGGCAGTGGGACGGCGAGGCTGCACCGTGCTGCCGAAGGAGAGCGAGAGCTACAG ACCCCTGCCCACCTCCCGCCGCAAGGAGTTTGTGGATGTGCTGGTGTGTGAGCTGGAGCCG GGGGGGCCGGCAGCAGTGGGGGGCCCAGCCGAGGTGGTGCTCACCGTGGAGGAACCCGCCAGACCCTCTGGCTTCCGGGTCTATGGCTCCGCCACCCTCGGTGGCTTCGTCTTTGTG GAGCCCCACGTCAGTGCCCTGCACCCCCCGTTTGGTCCCCGGGGTGGTGGTACCCACCTCTCACTCCATGGCAGACACCtctcagcagggagcagctggcgGGTGATGGTCAATGGCTCCGAGTGTGCCCTGACTGGGCAGCCCAG GCAGGACAACGGGACAATCCGATGCACGGCTCCCGCCGCTGGTGGCCTGGGCGCAGCCCGGGTAGCCCTGTGGATCGATGGGGAGGAGTTCCCGGCCCCCGAGCCCTTCCAGTACCGTCCCGACCCCGCTGTATCTGCCATCGTCCCCAGCTGCAGCTATGA GGGCTTGCTGCTCACCGTTATCGGCACCCACCTGGACTCTGTGTATCGCGCCAAGATCCGCTTTGAAGCCGGTGCTGTGATTACCCAAGCCGCA GAGTGCGAGGCCCTGCTGGCACCGGAGCGGCTGCTGTGCCACAGTCCAGCCTTCCCCTTCGAGAGCAACGTGGAGGTGGTGCTGGGGAACCTGAGCGTGCTGCTGGACGGCACCGAGGGCCGCTGGCTGTTCCGCCTCCGCTACTACTCCCGGCCCAAGATCTACCACTTCGAGCAGGCGGGCAGGCGGCTCCACCTCAAGCCCGGCGATGATAAGATCGAGGTGCAG CAACTGGGGCTGGATGCCGTGGCCACCTGCCTGAACATCACCATGACAGTGGGGGGCCGGAACTGCCACCCCAACGTCCTGAAGAACGAGGTGACGTGCCGCCTGCCCCGCGAGCTGCGCCTGCCCCCCGATGGGGCCCCCGTGGAG ATCTGTATGAACGGAGCCTGTGAGGCGGTGGGCTGGGTGCTGTCCCCCCGCACCTCGCTGGACCTGGCcgccagcctggctctgggcacCAGCATCACTTTCATGGCCTGCTGCATCCTGGCTGCCGTGCTGTTCCACTGGCGCTGGAGGAAAAGGCGGG GTACggagaacctggagctgctggcacagcccggCCGCAGCGACCCCCCTGTCACCATCCAGTGCCCCGGCGTCGACTACAGGGAGGTGCTGG tgctgaACACAGCGGGCACTCCCGGCCCCGTGGGGCCCCGCGCACGGGTCACCAGCGCCGGTGCCAACggcagtgctggtgctggcGCTGGTGCCGCGGGCGGCGGATCCCCCATGCCCCTGCTCAGGGCCACATCCTGCTGCCTGGAGGATCTGCggccggagctgctggaggaagtGAAGGACATCCTCATCCCCGAGGAGCGGCTTGTCACCCATCGCCACCAGGTCATCGGCAAAG ggcactTTGGCAGTGTCTACCATGGCACCTACACGGACCCACTGCTGGGGGACCTCCACTGCGCTGTCAAGTCCCTGCACC GCATCACGGAcctggaggaggtggaggagttCCTGCGCGAGGGCATCCTCATGAAGAGTTTCCACCACCCTCAGGTGCTCTCGCTGCTGGGGGTGTGCCTGCCCCGCCACGGGCTGCCCCTTGTCGTCCTGCCCTACATGCGCCACGGGGACCTGCGCCAGTTCATCCGCACCCAGGAGCGG AGCCCCACAGTGAAGGAGCTCATCGGCTTCGGGCTGCAAGTGGCCCTGGGCATGGAGTACCTGGCCCAGAAGAAGTTTGTGCATCGGGACCTGGCAGCCAGGAACTGCAT GCTGGACGAGACGCTGACAGTAAAGGTGGCTGACTTTGGGCTGGCGCGGGACGTGTTTGGCAAGGAGTACTACAGCATTCGGCAGCACCGCCACGCCAAGCTGCCCGTCAAGTGGATGGCGCTGGAGAGCCTCCAGACCCAAAAATTCACCACAAAGTCTGATGTG TGGTCCTTCGGGGTGCTCATGTGGGAGCTGCTGACACGCGGGGCGTCGCCGTATGCCGGAGTGGACCCCTACGACATGGCCCGCTACCTGCTGCAGGGGAGACGCCTGCCACAGCCCTCTCACTGCCCCAACACCCT GTACAAGGtgatgctgagctgctgggcgCCGGCGCCTGAGGAGAGGCCGTCCTTCACCGGGCTGGTGGGTGAGCTGGAGCGTGTCCTGGCCACGCTGGATGGCGAGCTCTATGTCAACCTGGCTGTCACCTACATCGACCTGGACTGGGgtcctccctttccccctgcTTCTCCGGGGCAGCTGTCTGATAGCGAGGATGAGGATAAACAtaatgaggaggaggaggaggaagaagagaaggaagaggaggacaaCACGTCTGTGTGCTGA